The genomic region CGGCAGGATCACCGCCATGTCAGCTGAGGTGCTCCTGGAGCAGCGCGACCGGGTGGCGATCATCACGGTCAACGCCCCCGACCGCCGCAACGCCCTGACCCCGGCCATCTCCACCCGTCTCGCCGAGGCGGTCACCGCCTGCGAGCAGAACGGCGACGTCCACGCCGTGGTGGTCACCGGCGCCCCGCCCGCCTTCTGCGCGGGCGCGGACCTGACCGCGCTGGGCGAGTCCCGCGAGGCCGGGCTGCGCACCATCTACGCCGGGTTCCTGGCCGTGGCCAACTGCGCGCTGCCCACCATCGCCGCGGTGAACGGGGCCGCGGTCGGCGCGGGCCTGAACCTGGCGCTGGCCTGCGACGTGCGGCTGGCCGGTCCGCTGGCCCGCTTCGACGCCCGCTTCCTGCAGCTGGGCATCCACCCCGGCGGCGGCATGACCTGGATGCTCAACAAGATCGTCGGCCCGCAGACCGCGACCGCGATGGCGCTGTTCGGTCAGGTCCTGGACGCCGAGGCGGCCGAGCGGGCGGGCCTGGTGTGGGCACGGACACCAGGTGAACCGGCAGATGTGGTGGCCGCGGCGGTAGAGCTGGCGGCCGCTTCTGCCGGAGCGCCCCGGGAACTCGTGCTGGCCACCAAGCAGTCCATGCGCCGCACCGCCGCGGTGGCCGAGCACGCCGAGGCGGTGGAGGTCGAACTGGTCTCCCAGCTCATCTCCATGAACAGCCCGGCCTTCGCCGAGCGCCTGGCCGCGATGAAGGCCCGGATCAGCGGGAAGTGACTGTTACTCTGGAGTAACACCCAGCCTCGGCACGACCATGTGGGATGACGTATGTGACGTGCGTCTCTCCAAGGGGAACACGGCAAGGGCACCCTTACCGTGTTCGAAGCGTTGTCAAGGCAGTACCAGCAACTCCGATCCGTGAGTTCCCCGACGCTGACGGTCCCTGACGCGGACTACTCTCGTTGGGGGGCATCGGTTTTCGATGGCCGATGCAGGCGCGTGAGGTGAAGAGAGGGATCGCGAGCCCATGAGTGTGAGCACCGAGGGCCACGAGACCGCGGAGGTCCGCAAGCTCGACCGAGTGGTCATCAGGTTCGCCGGCGACTCCGGTGACGGCATGCAGCTGACCGGAGACCGGTTCACATCGGAGGCAGCGGCCTTCGGCAACGACCTGGCCACGCTGCCCAACTTCCCCGCCGAGATCAGGGCGCCTGCAGGAACCCTGCCCGGGGTGTCCAGCTTCCAGCTGCACTTCGCCGACTACGACATCCTCACGCCGGGCGACCGGCCGGACGTCCTGGTCGCGATGAACCCCGCGGCGCTGAAGTCCAACATCGCCGACCTGCCGCACGGCGGCATCCTCATCGTCAACACCGATGAGTTCAACAAGCGCAACCTCAGCAAGGTCGGCTACGCCGCGGACCCGCTCGAAGACGGCTCGCTGGAGCCCTACGTCGTGCACAAGGTCGCCATGGCCACCCTGACCCGCGGCGCGCTGGAACCCACCGGGCTGTCGAAGAAGGACGCCGAGCGCGCGAAGAACATGTTCGCGCTGGGCCTGCTGTCCTGGATGTACCACCGGCCGACCGAGGGCACCGAGCGGTTCCTGCGGGAGAAGTTCGCCAAGAAGCCGGACATCGCCGAGGCCAACGTGCTGGCCTTCCGCACCGGCTGGAACTACGGCGAGACCACCGAGGCCTTCGCGGTGACCTACGAGGTCGCCCCGGCCAAGCTGGCCCAGGGCACCTACCGCCAGATCACCGGCAACACCGCGCTGGCCTACGGCATCGTGGCTGCCGGACAGCGCTCGGAGCTGCCGGTCTTCCTCGGCACGTACCCGATCACGCCAGCCTCGGACATCCTGCACGAGCTGTCCCGGCACAAGAACTTCGGCATCACCACCTTCCAGGCCGAGGACGAGATCGCCGGTATCGGCGCGGCGCTGGGCGCGGCCTACGGCGGCGCGCTGGGTGTGACCACCACCTCCGGCCCGGGTATCGCGCTGAAGTCCGAGACCATCGGCCTCGCGGTGATGACCGAGCTGCCGCTGCTGGTGGTCGACGTGCAGCGCGGCGGCCCGTCCACCGGGCTGCCCACCAAGACCGAGCAGGCCGACCTGTTGCAGGCCATGTTCGGCCGCAACGGCGAGGCGCCCGTTCCGGTGCTGGCCCCGGCCACGCCCGCGGACTGCTTCCAGATGGCCATCGACGCCGCGCGGATCGCGCTGAAGTACCGCACGCCGGTGCTGCTGCTCTCCGACGGCTACATCGCCAACGGGTCAGAGCCCTGGCTCATCCCGGCCGTGGACACCCTGCCCGACCTGCGGGTCTCCTTCGCCACCGAGGTCAACGCGCCGGACGGCTCCGGCGAGTTCTGGCCGTACCTGCGCGACCCGGAAACCCTGGCCCGGCCGTGGGCCCTGCCGGGCACGCCCGGTCTGGAGCACCGCATCGGTGGCCTGGAGAAGGGCGACGGCCAGGGCAACATCTCCTACGACCCGGACAACCACGACAAGATGGTGCGCCTGCGCCAGGCCAAGATCGACGGCGTGGACGTGCCGGACCTGGTGGTGGACGACCCGACCGGCGACGCCGAGGTGCTCGTGGTCGGCTGGGGTTCGACCTACGGCCCGATCGGCGCGGCCGCGCGGCGGGTGCGCAGGCTGGGCCTGAAGGTCGCGCACGCGCATCTGCGGCACCTCAACCCGTTCCCGAGGAACCTGGGTGAGGTGCTGGGCAGCTACCGCAAGGTGCTCGTCCCGGAAATGAATCTCGGCCAGCTCGCGTTGTTGTTGCGGGCCAAGTACCTGGTGGACGCGGTCAGCCACACGAAGGTGGCGGGCACGCCGTTCAAGGCCGAAGAGCTCCAGGACGTGTTCACCGAGATCATCCAGGGGGTCAAGGCATGACCGCGGTCGACATCGGGTTGCCGATCATCGGCGGCCTGGACGGTGTTCCCACCACGGACGAGAAGCAGACCGCGAAGGTCTTCAAGTCCGACCAGGAGGTGCGCTGGTGCCCCGGGTGTGGTGACTACATCATCCTCAACGCCATGCAGAGCTTCCTGCCGGAGCTGGGGCTCAAGCGGGAGAACATCGTCTTCGTCTCCGGGATCGGCTGCTCCTCCCGGTTCCCGTACTACATGAACACCTACGGGGTGCACTCCATCCACGGCCGCGCCCCGGCCATCGCCACCGGGTTGTCGGTGTCCCGGCCGGACCTGTCGGTGTGGGTGGTCACCGGTGACGGCGACGCGCTCTCCATCGGCGGCAACCACCTGATCCACGCGCTGCGCCGCAACGTGAACCTGAAGATCCTGCTGTTCAACAACCGGATCTACGGGCTGACCAAGGGGCAGTACTCGCCGACCTCGGAGGTCGGCAAGGTCACCAAGTCCACCCCGATGGGCTCGCTGGACCACCCGTTCAACCCGATCTCGCTGGCGCTGGGCGCGGAGACGAGCTTCGTGGGCCGGGCGCTGGACTCCGACCGGGCCGGGCTGACCGACGTGCTGCGGCAGGCCGCCCAGCACCGGGGCAGCGCGCTGGTGGAGATCTACCAGAACTGCCCGATCTTCAACGACGGCGCCTTCGACGTGCTCAAGGAGCCGGGCGAGAAGGACCGGCGGATCATCCCGCTGGAGCACGGCAAGCCGATCCGCTTCGGCGCCGAGGGCGAGTTCGGGGTGATCCGGGAGGGTCAGCACGGCTCGTTCGTGGTGCGCAAGGTGGACGAGGTCGGCGAGGACGCGCTGGTGGTGCACGACGCGACCCTGCAGGACCCCAGCTACGCCTTCGCGCTGTCCCGGCTGGGCGGGCAGAACCTGGACCACACCGTGACCGGTGTGTTCCGCTCGGTGCCCCGCCCGACCTACGACGACCAGGCCCGCAGCCAGGTCCAGCAGGCCGTGCAGAGCAAGCCGGCCGACCTGGCCGGGCTGCTCCGCGGCAAGGACACCTGGACCGTGCTGGCCTGACCCAGCAACGAAAAAAGCCCCCCGGCGCGTCCGGGGGGCTTTTTTCGTGTCACTGCTTGTCGGGGTCGATCACCGGCTCGAACAGCGAGCGGG from Crossiella sp. CA-258035 harbors:
- a CDS encoding enoyl-CoA hydratase, with protein sequence MSAEVLLEQRDRVAIITVNAPDRRNALTPAISTRLAEAVTACEQNGDVHAVVVTGAPPAFCAGADLTALGESREAGLRTIYAGFLAVANCALPTIAAVNGAAVGAGLNLALACDVRLAGPLARFDARFLQLGIHPGGGMTWMLNKIVGPQTATAMALFGQVLDAEAAERAGLVWARTPGEPADVVAAAVELAAASAGAPRELVLATKQSMRRTAAVAEHAEAVEVELVSQLISMNSPAFAERLAAMKARISGK
- a CDS encoding 2-oxoacid:acceptor oxidoreductase subunit alpha codes for the protein MSVSTEGHETAEVRKLDRVVIRFAGDSGDGMQLTGDRFTSEAAAFGNDLATLPNFPAEIRAPAGTLPGVSSFQLHFADYDILTPGDRPDVLVAMNPAALKSNIADLPHGGILIVNTDEFNKRNLSKVGYAADPLEDGSLEPYVVHKVAMATLTRGALEPTGLSKKDAERAKNMFALGLLSWMYHRPTEGTERFLREKFAKKPDIAEANVLAFRTGWNYGETTEAFAVTYEVAPAKLAQGTYRQITGNTALAYGIVAAGQRSELPVFLGTYPITPASDILHELSRHKNFGITTFQAEDEIAGIGAALGAAYGGALGVTTTSGPGIALKSETIGLAVMTELPLLVVDVQRGGPSTGLPTKTEQADLLQAMFGRNGEAPVPVLAPATPADCFQMAIDAARIALKYRTPVLLLSDGYIANGSEPWLIPAVDTLPDLRVSFATEVNAPDGSGEFWPYLRDPETLARPWALPGTPGLEHRIGGLEKGDGQGNISYDPDNHDKMVRLRQAKIDGVDVPDLVVDDPTGDAEVLVVGWGSTYGPIGAAARRVRRLGLKVAHAHLRHLNPFPRNLGEVLGSYRKVLVPEMNLGQLALLLRAKYLVDAVSHTKVAGTPFKAEELQDVFTEIIQGVKA
- a CDS encoding 2-oxoacid:ferredoxin oxidoreductase subunit beta — its product is MTAVDIGLPIIGGLDGVPTTDEKQTAKVFKSDQEVRWCPGCGDYIILNAMQSFLPELGLKRENIVFVSGIGCSSRFPYYMNTYGVHSIHGRAPAIATGLSVSRPDLSVWVVTGDGDALSIGGNHLIHALRRNVNLKILLFNNRIYGLTKGQYSPTSEVGKVTKSTPMGSLDHPFNPISLALGAETSFVGRALDSDRAGLTDVLRQAAQHRGSALVEIYQNCPIFNDGAFDVLKEPGEKDRRIIPLEHGKPIRFGAEGEFGVIREGQHGSFVVRKVDEVGEDALVVHDATLQDPSYAFALSRLGGQNLDHTVTGVFRSVPRPTYDDQARSQVQQAVQSKPADLAGLLRGKDTWTVLA